TACTTCGCCGTACCGATGCACGAGCACCTGACATCCAACCGGGAGGCCATCCCGTGGGGCTACGGCCACCTGCTGATCTTTGCGTCCGGTGCGGCGATCGGTGCGGGCATCGAGGTGGCGGTCGAGCACGCGGTCGGCAAGGCGCACGTCTCCCAGGTCGCCGCGAACGCCGCCGTGACCGTCCCGGCCGCCGCCTTCCTGTTCATGGTGTGGTTCCTGCACTCGCGCCACTTCAAGCACGGCCCCGCCCAGCAGCTGGTCCTGCCGGTGGCCGCCCTGGCCACCCTCGCCTGCACCTGGACGGGTGCCTACGCCGTCCTGTACGCGGGGCTCGTCGGGGTGGCCGCGGTCACCGCGGGCGTGGTCCTCGCCGAGCGGCCCGGCGCCGCGCCCCGGTAGCGGCCGGAGCGGCCGGAAGCGGGCAGGTGGCGGCCGGAGCGAGGACCGTCACTCCGGCGCCCCCGCGGGCGTTCTCCAGCGCAGAACGCGCAGGACGAACCGCACCGACTGGAGGCCCGGCCATGACACTCCCGGCGCAACGCCACGCCACCGACCCCGGCAGGGAGTTGGCCGAGCCAGGCTTCTGGCAGCAGCCGCCCGCCCACCGGCTCGCCGCCTTCGCCCGCCTCCGCGCCCGCGATGAGCCGGTGTTCGTACCCGAAGGGGCCGGGCACTGGGCCCTCGTCCGGCACGCCCACGTGCAGGAGGCCAGCCGGCTGCCCAAGGTGTTCGCCAGCGCTCCGGGCGTGACCACCCCGGAGCCGGCCCGCTGGGTCCGCGCCCTGTTCGGCGACTCGATGGTCAATCTCGACGGACCGGACCACGCCCAGCTGCGCAGGATCGTCCAGCGGGCCTTCACCCCACGCCTGCTGGCCGCGGCCGAGGCGGACATCCACGCCGTCGCGGGCCGCATCGTGGACGACGTCCTGGCCGACCGGCCCGACGAGTTCGTCTCCGCGGTCGCCTCCCGGCTGCCGCTGGAGGTCATCTGCAACATGATGGGCATCCCCGAGCGCCACCGCGCCGAGATCGCCGACCGGGTCAACCACGCCTCCGAGAACATCGGCGTGGAGCGCGGCCTGGCTTCCCGGCTGCGGATGCCCGGCCGGGGGCTGCGCGCGCTCGCCCGGATGCAGCGGATGGTGGCGGGCATCGGCCGGGAGCGGCGCAGGAACCCCACCGACGACCTGATCTCGGCGCTGGTCTGCGCGAACGTCGACGGCCAGGCCCTCGGCGCGCGCCAACTCGGCGCGTTCTTCTCCCTCCTGATGGTCGCCGGGGTGGAGACCACCCGCAACGCCATCACCCACGGGCTGACCCTGCTGACCGACCACCCGGACCAGCGGGAGCTGCTGCTCTCGGACTTCGAGGAGTACGCGGACGGCGCCGTGGACGAGATGATCCGGCACTCGACGCCGATCATCCAGTTCCGCAGGACGGTGACCGGCGAACACACCCTGGGCGGACGCGACTTCCGGCCCGGCGAGAAGGTGGTTCTGTACTACGCCTCCGCCAACCGCGACGAGGCGGTCTTCACCGACCCCGACGCCTTCGACATCACCCGTTCGCCCAATCCCCACCTGGGCTTCGGCGGCGGCGGTCCGCACTTCTGCCTGGGCGCGCACCTGGCCCGGGTGGAGATGAAGGCGCTCTTCCGCGAACTGCTGACGCGGCCGGTCGGACTGCGCGCGGTGGGTCTGCCGGACCTGGCGGGCTCGAACTTCGACAACCGGGTCCGCTCGCTCAGGTTCGCCTTCGAGCGGCCCTGACGGGCGGCGCCTCGGGAGTACGGGCGACCGGCCACCGGGCAGGCTGGGGGCCCGGCGGCCGGAGCGGGTGGGGCGGGTGGAGCGGGGCCCGGGATCAGCGCTGTCCGTCCCGGCCCTGGGCCGCCGCCGGACGCCCCCTGGCGGCTACTTCTGCAGGCGCCGCACGGAGAGCACGCAGTGGGCGCTGCCCGTGAGGACCTCCTCGTCGCCCGCGAAGGCCTGCAGGGTCGCCGCGTCGACCGGCCGCCCCGGGACCGCCTCGGGCCAGGCGCGCGTGGCGAAGAGGAAGTACGCCTGCCCGCTCTCGTCCGCCGCGGCGACCCACTCGTCGGGGGCGGTGCACTGCGCGTTCATCCCGGGCAGGGTGAGTGCGATCTGGTTGCCCTCCAGCAGGATCTGCACCGGGAAGCCGGCCGGGTTGCGGGTGCCGTCCATGACGACGTCGCCGATCGGCAGGCCGATCTCCTCCAGCAGCCCGCGGGCCGCCGCCTCACCGGCCTCCCGGCCACCCGGGCCGTCGCCCAGGGTGTAGGCGAGGAGGTACGGGATGTCGTGCGCCTCGGAGGGGTCGCCGATCCAGGCGAGCACCGAAAGGGTGCCGAGCTGGGACCGGTCGATTTCGGCTTGAGTAGAAGTCATGCGCCGCACCCTAGTGGTCCCGCGCCCGGGCCTTTCACGGCCTTTCACCCGGGCGGGCTAGACGACCCAGAATCCCTCTCCGGAATTCGCCCGGATGTTCGCGTCCTGGTATTCGAGCCGCACAATGCGGGCGTTTTCCGGGACTTCGAACACCACCCATCCCTCTGCCCGCTCACCGACCTCCAGGGAATCGAAGACGATCGGTTTGCCGGTCGTCAGCTCGCCGGTGGGCACCACCGGGTGGCGCTGCCCCGCGCCGTCGTGCGCCCACATGCGTCCGAGCGCCCCGTACGAGGCACCGCCCACGTTGACGAAGGACATCGAGGCGGCCACCCAGCGCTTGCCGGCGGGCGGGGCGAAGTTCTTGTCCGCGCTGATCGCGGGGTTCACGTAGGCGCCGAGCACGACCTCCAGGTGGCGTCCGACCTGCGGGCCGTGCACCCGTACGGCATCGCCCACATGGGCGGCCTCGGCCCCGGCGCGGACAGGGGCGCCCTCCCCGCCCGGAGCCCCGTCGTCCACCACGGCGGCCGGCCCCGCGGCCGGGGCGAGTCCGGCCCCGTCGGAAGCGCCCTGGCACGCGGTGGCACCCAGCAGCAGCAGCGGAAGCAGGGCGAGGGTGGGAAGGCCGGTCAGGGCAGGGAGGGCGGGCTGGCGCATGCAAGATCCCTTCGGACACGTATTTCGGCCAGTTTCACGCGCCCGGGCAGCCAATTGCTCCCAACGACACGAGCGCGCGGAGCGGGTTCGCACGGCCGCCTGCCAGCACAATGCGTTCCGGGCGGAATCCCGCCGTCCGCACCCCTTGGAGGAAGAATGCGCATCCCCGCCCGCCGAATGGCCCTGGCGGCCTTCTCGGCACTGGCCGCCAGCACGCTGTTCGGCGCTCCGGCCGCCGCCACCGTTTTCAATCAGGGTGTTTCCGTACATCACGACGCCTTCGTCGCGGCGGACGGCACCGTCACCCTTTCCGGTTCGTACCACTGCGAGCAGGCGTCACCCGAGGGGGCGATGCAGATCAAGGCGACCGTCAGGCACGAGGGCGGCCGGCTGAGCATCGGCGCGGAGCAGCCCGTATGCGACGGCAAGGAGCGCCGCTGGGTGGCGACGGCCCCGGGCCGCTGGGTGGACGTGCGCCCCGGCCACGCCGTGGTCACCGCCGAGCTGCAGGAGATCCGCCTCTCGGGCCTGATGCCGAGGTCGGTCACCACGGTCGCCGAGGCCACCGCGGACGTCGAGATCCGCCGGCACTGAGCCGGTGCGGCGCGCGCTCCCGGTGGCCGCCGCTACCGGGACCGGCACTCGGGGGCGACGCCCGTCATCGACATGAAGGCCACCGTCTGGCAGCCGGGGTCCGCGTGCGGCCGCCCCGTCGTCCAGTCCACGACCGTCGGCACCCCGGCGGCCAGCAGGAGCGCGGCGAGGACGCCGGCCACGGCGCCCCTGCTCAGCCTGCGCACAGTACGTTCCGTTCCATGGTCGGCATCATCGCGCCGGCCCCGGCCGCCCACAACTCGGCGTACCCGGTCCGTCACGCCGTGCCGCGCGGGCTGCCGCCGACGTCGAACTCGCACCACACCGCCTTGCCGTCGCCCCGGGACTCCACACCCCAGTGCGTGGCCAGGGCGTCCACCAGCAGCAGCCCCCGTCCCGTGGTGGCCGCCTCACCCGGGGTGCGCCGGCGCGGCCACACGCTGGAGCGGTCCTTGACCCACAGGCGGATCCGCCGCACCGGCTCCGGCAGCACCTCCATGGTCAGCACCGCCCCGCCGTCGGTGTGCAGCAGGGCGTTGACGAGCAGTTCGCCCGCCGCGACCTCCACGTCGTCGGCCAGTTCCGGCATGCCCCAGTCGCGCAGGGCCTGGCGCAGGGCGTAGCGGGCCTCGGACAGGCCCTCCGGGTCGGCCTGGTGGATGTACTGATGGATGCGCGGCGCCCGGTGGGTGCCGGGGTCGGGGGCTCTGCGCAGCACCAGCAGTGCCACGTCGTCCCCGGAGCCCCAGCGCTCCCACAGCCGGTCCGAGAGGTGGTCGGCGAGCGCCCCGGCGTCCTGCGGGCCGCTGCGTACGGCGTGGGCGAGGGCGTCCATGCCGGCGGTGATGGTCGTTCCGGGCTCCTCGACGAGGCCGTCGGTGCACAGCACCAGCGTCTCGCCGGGGACCAGGTCGAGCTGGGTCTCGGGGAACTCCTCGTGTTCGAAGGCCGAGGCCAGCCCCAGCGGCAGGCCGCCGCGCACGTTGGGCCAGCCCGTTCGGCCGTCCGTGTGGCGGATCAGCGGGCCGAGGTGGCCGGCGCGGACGGCGCGTACACCGCCCGTCTCCAGGTCGACCTGCGCGTACATGCAGGTGGCGAAACGTTCGGTGTCGAGCTCGGCGAGGAAGCGCGAGGCCCGTGCCAGCACGGTGGACGGCGGATGGCCCTCCCCCGCGTACGCCCGCAGCGCGATCCGCAGCTGGCCCATGATGGCCGCCGCGTGCGTGTCGTGGCCCTGTACGTCGCCCACGACGATGCCGACCCGGTTGCGGGGCAGCGCGATCACGTCGTACCAGTCCCCCCCGACCTCCCGCCCGCTCCAGGCGGCGTGGTAGCGGACGGCGATCTCCCCGCCGGAGATCTCGGGGATCCGTCGCGGCAGCATGGCCGCCTGCAGGCCCGTCGCGAACTCCCGCTCCTGGTCGAAGAGGAGCGCCCGCTGCAGCGACTGGGCCACGATGCCGGCCAGGCCCAGGCAGAGGTTGCGCTCCTCCGGGGTGAACTCCTCGCGCCGTCGGTAGAAGAGGACCAGCCCGCCGATGGCCTTGGCCTGGGCGATCAGCGGCAGGTAGGCGGCGGCGTCGAACCGGATACGGCCGAGGTAGTCGGCGAGGAGCGGGAACTCGCGGCCGAGGTCGGTGAGGGAGGTGACGAAGCGGGCCTGCCTGGTCAGCACCGCGTGCGAGAGCGGGAGCGAGCCGTCGAGCCGCGTGAACCGGCGCTCGCTGAGGATCTCCAGCGACTCCCCGCTCAGCGCGATGATCTTCATGGTGCCGCCCTCGACCAGCCCCAGGGCCAGCCCGTCGGCGCCGAGCCGTTCCAGGGCGCCCGCGCCGGTCAGCGCGGCCGTGACGTCGTCGACGGTCACCGCCCGCGAAAGGGCCTCGGTGGTGCGCTGCACGATCGTCGTCTGCTGGGCGCGCGCCGCCTCCAGCTTGCGCAGCAGCGTCGCGTGGGCGAGCTCCGCCGCCGCGTCCCGCACGATCCCGGCGATGCGCAGCGCCTGCCCGTCGCCGTCGCGTACCACCCGGCCCGTGGTGTGCGTCCACTGGTCGCTGCCGTCGCGCCGGTGCACGGTGAAGTACGCGCCGAACGTCTCCCCGCCCTCCGCCAGGACGCGGGCGATGGTCTCGCGCAGCCGGGCCGCGTCCTCCGGCCGCATCCGCAGCGCGGCGCCCTCCGCGGTGCCGTCGTACTCCTCCGGCTCCAGGTCGAAGACGGCCATCGCGGCCGCGTCCAGCGCCACCGTCCCCGTCTCCAGGTCCCACTCGAAGCTGCCCATGCCGTTCAGCGCGAGCCGCTCCCCGGCGTCGGTCACGGGGGTCCGCCGGGCCGGCCCGGGTCCGTCGCGCTCCGCCGCTGCCACCCTCCGCACCCCCTAGCGGCCGGGCCAGCACGGCTGGGAGATCAGCCGCTCCCACTCCTCGTCCGGGTGGCCCGGGAGGGTGCGCCCGGCCTCCCGCCAGCGCCGGACGACGGAGAGGTAGATCGTGGGCTGGTCGGGGGCGGGCGCCGGGGCGTACGGCGCCGCGTACGGGGGCCGCTCGTGGCCGGCGGTCCGGGCCGTGGCGGACTCTTCGCCGCGACTGGCGGGAATGCGTACCCAGCCGCGGCCCTGTGCTCGCTCCGTGCTCATCACGGACCCCTTCTCCCCGCGGATCTCACCGCAGGTACGTCTTCGGATGTCCCGGTGGTGGTACCCCCGGACCCTGCCCGGGGGAGGCAGCCCGGACGGGCCGGACGGCACCGGGGGAGCCCGGCCGCGGCCCCCGGGCACCGAGGCGCTTGCGGACTCCTCTCACCAGTCTCCCCGCCGTGAAGCCCGCACCGTGCACGAATCGCATGGAAGGGCCGAATGAGGGAGCCGCCAGCAGCCCGGCGAAGAACAGCCCGGGCCACGAGGACTCGAAGCCGGGCCCCAGCTCGGGGCTGCGGCCGCCGCCGACGGTCGCCAGCGCGGCGCGCAGCCCCGCGTCGAGCATGTCCAGCCGGTCCAGGTCCGGGGCGAAGCCGGTGGCCGCGATGACGTGGGCGACGTCCAGGACGACGGATTCACCCTGGGGTGTGGTCAGGCCGAGCCGCGTCCGCCCGCCCACCGGGACCGCCCGGTGCAGCCGGTGACCGAGCAGCGCGGGCACGCGCCGCTCGAAGCGGTCCCGCAGCCACCAGGCGCCCGCCGGTCCCAGCGCCGTCGCCGCGATCCGCTCCCGGGTGGGCGCGGGCAGCCGGCGCACCGCCCAGGGCAGCTCCGACCAGACCCAGCTGCGCCAGCCCGTGCCGAGGCCGCTGTGCGGGTCGCGCAGGGCGCGCAGCGGGGGCCGGCTCAGCGGCTGCGGAACGGTGTTCCAGTTCAGCCGGGAGCGCCGGGCGACCAGGCACGGCCGGGCGCCCTGCTCGGCCAGCAGGGCGGCGGTCTCCAGGGCCGCCTGCCCGGCCCCGAGCACGGCGACCTCCCGGCCGGCGAAGCCGGACAGGTCGCGGTGGCCGCTGCTGTGCGAGTGGTGGCCGGGCGGCAGCCCCCGCAGTGCCTCGGGGAGCTGGGTGAAGGGCATCACCCCGACCGCGACGGCGACCGTGCGGGCGAGCAGCGGCGGCCCCTCCGCGGTGCGGACGCGGAAGCCGTCGCCCTGCGGGGTCACCTCCGTGACGGTCACCTCCTCCACCTGCGGCCCGGCGTGCCCGGCGAACCACATCCCGTACGCGCTGAACGTGCCGATGGGCAGCGGAGTGCCGTGTTCCGCGACTGTCCCGAGGGAGGCGCAGTACTCGGCCAGCGTGTACCGCCCGTCCGGTGCGGACAGGTTGGAGGACCACGGCTCCGACTTCAGGTACATGCCCTCGGGCATGTGGTCGCGCCAGGAGGCCATGGGCCGCCCCAGCAGCCGTACGCCCAGTCCCGCACCGGCCGCGTGTGCGGCGATCGACAGCCCGTACGGGCCCGCGCCGATCACCACGAGATCGTCGATCCGCGTCACGGCCGCTCCTCCACCCTGATCGTCACCTGCGGGTCACCTGACCGGCCCCGCCCGCCTGTTGGAGCCCGGTCAACGGCTCACCAGTTCGTCCGGCTCGGCCGAGGCCTCCGGCGGGGCGGGTCGGGACACCGACCCGGCGGAGGTCCCGCCCTGCTGTTCCCGCCCGCGCTGCCGGGGCGCGCGGACGACCGCCCGCGCGGTGCGCCGGCCCTGCGCCGGGACGCCGCGCAGGGCCCGCGCACCCTTGGCCGCGCCGCGGCCCAGGAACGCCGCGAGCATCGCCAGGAACGGCCGGACGTCGTCCCCTGCGAACCAGGCCGCCTCGACCCGCCCCCGCTCGGCGGCGGGGCCGGGGACAGGCGGCGCGGGGGCCGCGGGGTCCGCGGCCGGGCGGCGGCGCGGCAGGGACCGGCCCCGGACCGCCGCCAGCAGCGCGTAGTTCTCGGCGACGAACACCCGGCCCGCGCCGCCCGAGGGCCGCGGGACCCGCTGGTCCGTCAGGTCCAGGTACATCGCCTGTACGACGTCCAGTCCGGCCGTGTCCGTGAAGAGCCTGAACTGCGCGCCGGGGCGGGGGTTGAAGTCCACCAGCCGGAAGACGCCGCGCTCGTCCCGGCGGAAGTCCAGGTCCAGGATCCCCTGGTAGCCGAGGCGTTCGGCCAGCTTCAGCGCCGCCTCCTCCACCGCCGGATCCGGCAGCCAGCGCCCCACCGCCGTCAGGCCGGTGCGCACCGGCC
This DNA window, taken from Streptomyces sp. TN58, encodes the following:
- a CDS encoding DUF6299 family protein; its protein translation is MRIPARRMALAAFSALAASTLFGAPAAATVFNQGVSVHHDAFVAADGTVTLSGSYHCEQASPEGAMQIKATVRHEGGRLSIGAEQPVCDGKERRWVATAPGRWVDVRPGHAVVTAELQEIRLSGLMPRSVTTVAEATADVEIRRH
- a CDS encoding SpoIIE family protein phosphatase codes for the protein MAAAERDGPGPARRTPVTDAGERLALNGMGSFEWDLETGTVALDAAAMAVFDLEPEEYDGTAEGAALRMRPEDAARLRETIARVLAEGGETFGAYFTVHRRDGSDQWTHTTGRVVRDGDGQALRIAGIVRDAAAELAHATLLRKLEAARAQQTTIVQRTTEALSRAVTVDDVTAALTGAGALERLGADGLALGLVEGGTMKIIALSGESLEILSERRFTRLDGSLPLSHAVLTRQARFVTSLTDLGREFPLLADYLGRIRFDAAAYLPLIAQAKAIGGLVLFYRRREEFTPEERNLCLGLAGIVAQSLQRALLFDQEREFATGLQAAMLPRRIPEISGGEIAVRYHAAWSGREVGGDWYDVIALPRNRVGIVVGDVQGHDTHAAAIMGQLRIALRAYAGEGHPPSTVLARASRFLAELDTERFATCMYAQVDLETGGVRAVRAGHLGPLIRHTDGRTGWPNVRGGLPLGLASAFEHEEFPETQLDLVPGETLVLCTDGLVEEPGTTITAGMDALAHAVRSGPQDAGALADHLSDRLWERWGSGDDVALLVLRRAPDPGTHRAPRIHQYIHQADPEGLSEARYALRQALRDWGMPELADDVEVAAGELLVNALLHTDGGAVLTMEVLPEPVRRIRLWVKDRSSVWPRRRTPGEAATTGRGLLLVDALATHWGVESRGDGKAVWCEFDVGGSPRGTA
- a CDS encoding cytochrome P450; the encoded protein is MTLPAQRHATDPGRELAEPGFWQQPPAHRLAAFARLRARDEPVFVPEGAGHWALVRHAHVQEASRLPKVFASAPGVTTPEPARWVRALFGDSMVNLDGPDHAQLRRIVQRAFTPRLLAAAEADIHAVAGRIVDDVLADRPDEFVSAVASRLPLEVICNMMGIPERHRAEIADRVNHASENIGVERGLASRLRMPGRGLRALARMQRMVAGIGRERRRNPTDDLISALVCANVDGQALGARQLGAFFSLLMVAGVETTRNAITHGLTLLTDHPDQRELLLSDFEEYADGAVDEMIRHSTPIIQFRRTVTGEHTLGGRDFRPGEKVVLYYASANRDEAVFTDPDAFDITRSPNPHLGFGGGGPHFCLGAHLARVEMKALFRELLTRPVGLRAVGLPDLAGSNFDNRVRSLRFAFERP
- a CDS encoding NAD(P)-binding domain-containing protein — encoded protein: MDDLVVIGAGPYGLSIAAHAAGAGLGVRLLGRPMASWRDHMPEGMYLKSEPWSSNLSAPDGRYTLAEYCASLGTVAEHGTPLPIGTFSAYGMWFAGHAGPQVEEVTVTEVTPQGDGFRVRTAEGPPLLARTVAVAVGVMPFTQLPEALRGLPPGHHSHSSGHRDLSGFAGREVAVLGAGQAALETAALLAEQGARPCLVARRSRLNWNTVPQPLSRPPLRALRDPHSGLGTGWRSWVWSELPWAVRRLPAPTRERIAATALGPAGAWWLRDRFERRVPALLGHRLHRAVPVGGRTRLGLTTPQGESVVLDVAHVIAATGFAPDLDRLDMLDAGLRAALATVGGGRSPELGPGFESSWPGLFFAGLLAAPSFGPSMRFVHGAGFTAGRLVRGVRKRLGARGPRPGSPGAVRPVRAASPGQGPGVPPPGHPKTYLR
- a CDS encoding DUF4352 domain-containing protein; translated protein: MRQPALPALTGLPTLALLPLLLLGATACQGASDGAGLAPAAGPAAVVDDGAPGGEGAPVRAGAEAAHVGDAVRVHGPQVGRHLEVVLGAYVNPAISADKNFAPPAGKRWVAASMSFVNVGGASYGALGRMWAHDGAGQRHPVVPTGELTTGKPIVFDSLEVGERAEGWVVFEVPENARIVRLEYQDANIRANSGEGFWVV
- a CDS encoding DUF5949 family protein: MTSTQAEIDRSQLGTLSVLAWIGDPSEAHDIPYLLAYTLGDGPGGREAGEAAARGLLEEIGLPIGDVVMDGTRNPAGFPVQILLEGNQIALTLPGMNAQCTAPDEWVAAADESGQAYFLFATRAWPEAVPGRPVDAATLQAFAGDEEVLTGSAHCVLSVRRLQK